The proteins below come from a single Gopherus evgoodei ecotype Sinaloan lineage unplaced genomic scaffold, rGopEvg1_v1.p scaffold_49_arrow_ctg1, whole genome shotgun sequence genomic window:
- the LOC115643006 gene encoding vegetative cell wall protein gp1-like: SSPTPPCPDPSAPRSLSPPVPPAPTPCPSSAPITCCPPAPFTHPLPCPDPSPPGLCPPQCPLHPPPAPPVPPSPAAPQPPSPTPCPAPTLQPPGLCPPQCPLHPPPAPPVPHHLLPPQLPSPTPCPAPTLHPQGSVPPSAPAPAPAPPVPPSPAAPQLPSPTPPCPDPSPPRSLSPPELHQLGPQQMVLGLELCNLLLEIQYSMGSSGQW; encoded by the exons tcttcacccaccccgccctgccccgACCCTTCAGCCCCCAGGTCTCtgtcccccccagtgccccctgcacccaccccctgcccctccagtgcccccatcacctgctgccccccagctcccttcacccaccccctgccctgccccgacccttcacccccagggctctgtcccccccagtgccccctgcacccaccccctgcccctccagtgcccccatcacctgctgccccccagcccccttcacccaccccctgccctgccccgaccCTTCAGCCCCCAGGTCTCtgtcccccccagtgccccctgcacccaccccctgcccctccagtgccccatcacctgctgcccccccagctcccttcacccaccccctgccctgccccgacccttcacccccagggctctgtcccccctagtgcccctgccccagcccctgcccctccagtgcccccatcacctgctgccccccagctcccttcacccaccccgccctgccccgACCCTTCACCCCCCAGGTCTCtgtccccccca GAGCTGCACCAGTTGGGACCACAGCAGATGGTTCTCGGTTTGGAGTTGTGCAACCTGCTCCTGGAGATCCAGTACTCCATGGGGTCCAGTGGGCAATGGTAG